One window of Desulfobaculum bizertense DSM 18034 genomic DNA carries:
- a CDS encoding VanZ family protein: MPKQKTAVPLLILWIVSIIAISWLTLRPETVDDTAFKYFDIVQHFGAFAWLGFLPMRTFRERDTAITAAGAMIFFGAVLELAQIMTPTRDPSWLDMLANTVGVCVGIWIGQRLKEREYFVQLKKSIEEREQENKRRSQHHR; the protein is encoded by the coding sequence ATGCCAAAGCAAAAAACAGCAGTACCACTGCTCATTTTGTGGATAGTCTCCATCATTGCCATTTCATGGCTTACGCTCCGGCCCGAGACAGTTGACGACACGGCTTTCAAATATTTCGACATCGTGCAGCACTTTGGAGCTTTTGCCTGGCTCGGATTTTTGCCTATGCGCACCTTCCGCGAACGGGACACCGCCATCACAGCCGCTGGAGCCATGATTTTTTTCGGGGCTGTCCTCGAACTTGCCCAGATCATGACCCCTACCCGCGACCCGTCATGGCTCGACATGCTGGCAAATACGGTGGGCGTTTGCGTCGGAATCTGGATTGGCCAGCGTTTAAAAGAGCGGGAATATTTTGTTCAGCTCAAAAAAAGTATTGAAGAACGTGAGCAGGAAAACAAGAGACGTTCCCAACATCACCGATAA
- a CDS encoding sigma-54-dependent Fis family transcriptional regulator, which produces MTRLAISSEKQSAYFQTLVRIVEEIGPRGSMQSGLKSLLRTLCENHGYKRALLTIFDPETNSLKLTVTVGSQRYSEVSYQPGQGVTGQVMDSGESVIVPVQKDDPHFLNLAFGRTKEEMSKLGFICVPVRHADDNNQTEVLGTLSVDVPAGTQEELEADCNFLQVVASLVAKEVASLQEEMAMQRHLLAQGMTQEPHDSSDDTFSHPNIIAASKPMRMVLQQVSQVGPSRATVLLRGESGTGKELLAEAIHSVSPRKNKPLIKLNCAALPAELIESELFGHVKGAFTGAVSSKKGLFELADGGTLFLDEIGELSLEAQAKLLRAIQEREIQRIGSEQTIRVDARLITATNRSLEQMLEDGTLREDLFYRINVFPIFIPPLRERRLDILPLAEHFMQRFSEEYKKDVKRISTPAIDMLQQYHWPGNVRELGNCMERAVLICDEEVIRTYHLPPSLQTAESSATDTNLSFGESVARFEQELLVDALKKARGNMLQAARDLKASYRIINYKVKKYHLDPKKFAVGKSRKRS; this is translated from the coding sequence ATGACACGCCTAGCCATCTCGTCAGAAAAACAGTCTGCGTACTTCCAGACTCTTGTACGGATTGTTGAAGAAATCGGTCCGCGTGGTTCCATGCAGTCCGGACTCAAGTCCCTGCTGCGTACCCTGTGCGAAAATCACGGATACAAACGTGCCCTGCTGACCATCTTCGACCCTGAAACAAATTCCCTCAAACTGACTGTCACCGTGGGATCTCAGCGCTATTCCGAGGTCTCCTATCAGCCCGGACAGGGCGTGACAGGTCAGGTCATGGACTCTGGAGAATCTGTCATTGTCCCGGTTCAGAAAGATGACCCGCATTTTCTGAATCTGGCCTTTGGCCGTACCAAAGAGGAAATGTCGAAGCTTGGCTTTATCTGCGTCCCAGTTCGCCATGCGGACGACAACAACCAGACAGAAGTCCTGGGAACGCTTTCCGTCGACGTTCCTGCCGGAACGCAGGAAGAGCTTGAAGCCGACTGCAACTTCCTTCAGGTTGTGGCCTCTCTTGTGGCCAAAGAAGTTGCATCACTTCAGGAAGAAATGGCGATGCAACGCCACCTGCTCGCGCAGGGCATGACGCAGGAGCCGCACGACAGCTCTGACGACACTTTTTCGCATCCCAATATTATTGCCGCATCCAAGCCCATGCGCATGGTGCTCCAGCAGGTTTCTCAGGTTGGCCCCAGCCGGGCCACTGTTCTCCTTCGCGGTGAATCTGGCACTGGCAAGGAGCTTCTGGCCGAAGCAATCCACAGCGTCAGCCCCAGAAAAAACAAGCCACTCATTAAGCTCAACTGTGCGGCTCTGCCCGCAGAACTTATTGAGTCCGAACTTTTTGGCCACGTGAAGGGCGCCTTTACTGGCGCTGTTTCCAGCAAGAAGGGCCTGTTCGAACTCGCCGATGGTGGTACCCTGTTCCTTGATGAAATTGGTGAACTTTCCCTTGAGGCACAGGCTAAACTTTTGCGCGCCATTCAGGAACGCGAAATTCAGCGCATCGGCAGCGAACAGACCATTCGTGTTGACGCCCGACTCATTACAGCAACCAACCGCTCACTGGAGCAGATGCTGGAGGACGGCACCCTTCGCGAAGACCTTTTTTATCGCATCAACGTCTTCCCAATCTTCATTCCCCCGCTTCGGGAACGTCGACTGGACATCCTTCCTCTGGCTGAGCACTTTATGCAGCGCTTCTCCGAGGAGTACAAAAAAGACGTCAAGCGCATCTCGACCCCTGCCATTGATATGCTCCAGCAGTATCACTGGCCAGGAAACGTCCGCGAACTTGGCAACTGCATGGAACGCGCCGTGCTGATTTGTGACGAAGAAGTTATTCGTACCTATCACCTGCCGCCAAGCTTGCAGACCGCAGAGTCTTCGGCAACAGACACCAACCTTTCCTTTGGTGAATCCGTTGCCCGCTTTGAGCAGGAACTGCTCGTTGACGCGCTAAAAAAAGCCCGAGGCAATATGCTTCAGGCTGCGCGTGATCTCAAAGCCAGCTACCGCATCATCAACTACAAGGTGAAAAAATATCACCTTGATCCCAAAAAGTTTGCCGTTGGCAAATCCAGAAAGCGGAGCTAA
- a CDS encoding tetratricopeptide repeat protein, with translation MTETQSHPTQGNPSEELLENVPDKLHPVLQVIVDNIRFILAAIAILILALAGTAMYNSYQNSRLEKAQTRMAEILGQPADARVASLREFAKEAPESMQTALHFEVASTLVENGKHEEAAKELGIIAGNGHSLSAVAGLAQAAELTAAGKDADALKVLQALQKTAPASFKNQVLLRTAFAAEKAGDMKVALDTYKALEKEKALPLEGFAEFKAASIEAAQNK, from the coding sequence ATGACCGAGACCCAGTCACATCCGACTCAGGGTAACCCTAGTGAAGAACTTCTGGAGAACGTGCCTGACAAGCTGCATCCCGTGCTTCAGGTTATCGTAGACAACATTCGCTTTATCCTGGCGGCTATTGCCATTCTTATCCTGGCGCTGGCTGGTACGGCAATGTATAACTCGTACCAGAATTCCCGGCTCGAAAAGGCTCAGACCCGCATGGCAGAAATTCTGGGACAGCCCGCAGACGCTCGCGTTGCCAGCCTCCGCGAGTTTGCAAAAGAGGCTCCAGAGTCCATGCAGACCGCCCTGCATTTTGAAGTTGCTTCCACACTTGTCGAAAATGGCAAACACGAGGAAGCAGCCAAGGAACTTGGCATTATTGCAGGCAATGGCCACAGCCTTTCTGCTGTTGCTGGCCTTGCTCAGGCCGCCGAGCTGACCGCCGCGGGCAAAGATGCCGATGCACTCAAGGTTCTGCAGGCACTGCAGAAGACCGCTCCGGCTTCATTTAAAAATCAGGTGCTCCTGCGTACCGCCTTTGCCGCAGAAAAGGCAGGCGATATGAAAGTAGCACTCGACACATACAAGGCTCTGGAAAAAGAAAAAGCCCTGCCACTCGAAGGCTTTGCCGAGTTTAAGGCCGCAAGCATCGAAGCAGCGCAGAACAAATAA
- a CDS encoding glutamate-5-semialdehyde dehydrogenase, which produces MDIQEMMLSVGQRAKLASRSMAKASTAQKNAVLIRLAELLDSRRDEIAAANARDLDAAEKEGLDAPRMDRLRLTPAVIDAMALACREVAAQDDPVGEISGMHKRPNGILVGRMRIPLGVIAMIFESRPNVTVDSGILCLKAGNAVILRGGREAFHSNQYLATLLHEALTDNSLPADAVQVIETTERAAVPALCKLDQYIDVMIPRGGEGLIRAVVAEATMPVLKHYKGVVHAYVDEAADLDRAVKIVLNAKAQRPGVCNALECLLVHKAVAEQLLPRVAEALSAAGVSFRACPRALPFLGASAQPAAENDWGMEFHDLILAVKVVDSMDEALDHIAEHGSNHTEIIISQDHDTAMRFMREADASMVAINASSRFNDGGQLGLGAEIGISTSKLHAYGPMGVTELTGAKFVVFGEGQVRE; this is translated from the coding sequence ATGGACATTCAGGAAATGATGCTGTCCGTTGGTCAGCGTGCAAAGCTTGCCTCGCGCAGTATGGCGAAGGCCTCTACCGCTCAAAAAAATGCCGTGCTTATTCGACTGGCCGAACTTCTCGACTCGCGACGCGATGAAATTGCTGCGGCAAATGCCCGCGATCTCGACGCCGCAGAAAAAGAAGGCCTCGACGCCCCGCGTATGGACAGACTCCGTCTGACTCCTGCCGTCATTGATGCAATGGCTCTGGCCTGTCGCGAAGTCGCCGCTCAGGACGACCCTGTAGGCGAAATTTCCGGCATGCACAAGCGTCCAAATGGCATTCTCGTCGGCCGGATGCGCATCCCCCTCGGTGTTATTGCCATGATTTTTGAGTCTCGACCCAATGTCACGGTCGATTCCGGCATCCTTTGCCTCAAGGCTGGCAATGCCGTTATCTTGCGCGGTGGGCGTGAAGCTTTTCATTCAAATCAGTATCTTGCCACGCTTTTGCACGAAGCGCTCACGGATAATTCGCTTCCCGCTGACGCTGTTCAGGTCATCGAAACCACCGAACGTGCCGCTGTCCCCGCCCTGTGCAAGCTCGATCAGTACATTGATGTCATGATCCCGCGCGGTGGTGAAGGTCTCATTCGTGCCGTTGTTGCCGAAGCAACCATGCCCGTGCTCAAGCATTACAAGGGTGTCGTTCATGCCTATGTTGATGAAGCTGCCGACCTTGACCGTGCAGTAAAAATCGTGCTCAACGCCAAGGCTCAGCGCCCCGGTGTCTGCAACGCCCTTGAGTGTCTTTTGGTACACAAGGCTGTCGCAGAGCAGCTACTGCCTCGCGTGGCAGAAGCTCTGTCCGCTGCTGGTGTGAGTTTCCGGGCCTGCCCCCGTGCCTTGCCTTTTCTCGGTGCGTCTGCCCAGCCCGCAGCAGAAAATGACTGGGGCATGGAGTTCCACGATTTGATTCTTGCTGTTAAGGTGGTCGACTCTATGGATGAGGCCCTCGACCACATTGCCGAGCATGGTTCAAACCACACTGAGATTATTATTTCTCAGGATCACGACACGGCTATGCGGTTTATGCGTGAAGCTGACGCCTCTATGGTCGCCATCAACGCCTCCTCCCGTTTCAACGACGGCGGGCAGCTCGGTCTTGGTGCAGAAATTGGTATCAGCACCTCCAAGCTCCATGCGTACGGCCCTATGGGTGTAACCGAATTGACCGGTGCCAAGTTTGTCGTCTTTGGCGAAGGTCAGGTAAGGGAATAG
- the nadD gene encoding nicotinate (nicotinamide) nucleotide adenylyltransferase encodes MARIGLLGGCFNPVHNAHLRLALEVQEQLGLDSIECIPSAVPPHKPGQGMLDFDRRVEFLEAATASLPQVSVNTLEANRPGPSYTIDTLCRLRETRPDDSFWFILGACDLLMVPLWKRGLEIVNYANLAVANRVDDTLDGVIRFMGRTWPEAQRDGASTWRFLDGHQLDFVEIPRLDISSSQVRERWISQRSVYGLVPECIDSLLEQYEHEVATVWKA; translated from the coding sequence ATGGCTCGAATTGGTTTGCTCGGTGGATGTTTCAATCCTGTGCACAACGCCCATCTGCGTCTCGCACTTGAAGTGCAGGAGCAGCTCGGTCTCGACAGTATTGAGTGCATCCCCTCGGCCGTGCCTCCGCACAAACCCGGGCAGGGTATGCTCGACTTTGATCGGCGCGTTGAGTTCCTCGAAGCCGCTACGGCGAGTCTTCCGCAGGTTTCAGTTAACACGCTTGAGGCTAACCGACCCGGACCGTCGTACACAATCGATACTCTTTGCCGCCTGCGTGAGACTCGCCCCGATGACAGCTTTTGGTTCATCCTTGGGGCGTGTGACCTGTTGATGGTTCCCCTTTGGAAGCGAGGTTTGGAGATCGTGAACTATGCCAATCTCGCCGTTGCCAATCGCGTCGACGACACCCTCGACGGAGTGATTCGTTTTATGGGGCGCACGTGGCCAGAAGCTCAGCGAGATGGAGCTAGCACGTGGCGCTTCCTCGACGGCCATCAACTCGATTTTGTCGAGATTCCACGTCTCGACATAAGTTCCTCGCAGGTCCGTGAGCGGTGGATTTCCCAGCGCAGTGTCTATGGACTCGTCCCTGAGTGCATAGACTCCCTTCTCGAGCAGTATGAGCACGAAGTCGCTACCGTTTGGAAGGCGTAG
- a CDS encoding glycosyltransferase family 9 protein, giving the protein MSSPLPKNWLAIRLSALGDLILTSGPLHYLHATHGWNFHVLTRKGIAPVLENHPGIDRLIFPNEHSLKGKEWFRAARELSERYKGWGLLDLHGTLRSQILTTFWKGPVRRYPKFSLTRRVFSRTRLNLLGERLNRYNVPQRYALAIEKEAPSREELRPRIWLTAQEKSFSDSFFTEHGLTERPVVALHPFATHPGKQWPIGHWLTLIRKLDAKGWSCLILGRSSEPLPAQELPENVVDATNASSLRETCALIARSRALVTGDSGPMHMGTALGVPTIGLFGPTTSHWGFFPSGEHDVVLESALHCRPCSLHGGKGCPDSIRCMRDIMPEQVLTEILRNS; this is encoded by the coding sequence ATGTCTAGTCCTCTCCCCAAAAACTGGCTCGCCATCAGGCTTTCAGCTCTTGGCGATCTTATTCTCACCTCCGGGCCTCTTCACTATCTGCACGCAACCCACGGCTGGAACTTTCACGTTCTCACCCGCAAAGGCATTGCACCAGTGTTAGAGAACCACCCCGGTATTGACCGACTCATCTTTCCCAATGAGCACAGCCTCAAAGGCAAAGAATGGTTTCGCGCCGCCCGTGAGCTTTCTGAGCGCTACAAAGGCTGGGGGCTTCTCGACCTCCACGGCACCTTGCGGTCTCAAATTTTGACAACCTTTTGGAAAGGCCCTGTACGGCGCTATCCAAAATTCAGTCTCACTCGCCGCGTCTTCAGTCGCACGCGTCTGAACCTTCTCGGTGAGCGCCTTAACCGGTACAACGTACCGCAGCGTTACGCCCTCGCAATTGAGAAAGAAGCCCCATCTCGCGAGGAACTTCGACCGCGAATTTGGCTCACCGCACAAGAAAAATCATTTTCCGATTCGTTTTTCACAGAGCATGGGCTTACTGAGCGTCCCGTCGTCGCCCTTCACCCCTTTGCAACGCATCCCGGAAAGCAGTGGCCCATTGGCCATTGGCTGACCCTCATCAGGAAGCTTGATGCAAAAGGCTGGTCTTGCCTCATTCTCGGCCGCAGCAGCGAGCCTCTCCCGGCTCAGGAATTGCCCGAGAATGTCGTCGACGCCACAAACGCCAGCTCCCTTCGGGAAACCTGCGCGCTCATCGCACGCTCTCGCGCCCTCGTGACTGGAGACTCCGGCCCCATGCACATGGGAACAGCTCTCGGCGTTCCTACAATCGGACTCTTTGGACCCACAACATCTCACTGGGGCTTCTTCCCCAGCGGAGAGCATGACGTCGTCCTCGAATCCGCGCTGCATTGTCGCCCCTGCTCCCTCCACGGTGGCAAAGGCTGTCCCGATTCCATCCGCTGCATGCGAGACATCATGCCAGAACAGGTCCTCACCGAAATACTTCGGAATTCCTGA
- a CDS encoding glycosyltransferase family 9 protein, whose translation MTRIGIWNTAFLGDAILTLPLIHSLSAAYPDAELHFFVRKGVDQLFVAQPELCTVRSFAKRGAQKGFSGAYSYGQKLAKERFDLWISPHTSFRSGLISRWTSAGKRIGYSKPWFNNWFYTHTVDRAFDQFDEIERLLRLLGPLQIPVTTKPHLVLPEEAHIAAAETFAIRNAPLLGIHPGSTWPTKQWPLEYFSKIVRKAINQGVKVVLFAGPGEEPLAAKVLEGAQLSPQQQDGVLNLAGQLSMTELAAHIAALDCYLSGDSGPMHLAWVQETPLVAIFGPTVRKLGFFPRGKNSTVLEHTLPCRPCSLHGPKECPEGHHDCMRKITPEHVWASIAQKLEQRNV comes from the coding sequence ATGACACGTATAGGCATTTGGAACACCGCCTTTCTGGGCGACGCCATTCTCACCCTTCCGCTTATTCACTCACTCTCTGCTGCATACCCCGACGCAGAACTCCACTTCTTTGTCCGCAAAGGCGTTGATCAGCTTTTTGTGGCCCAGCCGGAACTCTGCACCGTCCGCAGCTTTGCCAAGCGTGGCGCGCAAAAAGGTTTTTCCGGGGCCTACTCCTATGGTCAAAAACTCGCCAAGGAGCGCTTTGACCTCTGGATCAGCCCGCACACCAGTTTTCGCAGTGGTTTGATTTCCCGGTGGACCTCTGCGGGCAAGCGCATTGGATATTCAAAACCGTGGTTCAACAACTGGTTTTACACCCACACCGTTGACCGCGCCTTTGACCAGTTCGACGAAATCGAACGCCTTTTGCGTCTGCTTGGACCACTTCAGATTCCTGTCACGACTAAGCCGCATCTTGTCTTGCCAGAAGAGGCGCACATCGCCGCAGCAGAAACGTTCGCGATTCGCAATGCCCCGCTTTTGGGCATTCACCCCGGCTCAACGTGGCCCACAAAGCAGTGGCCACTTGAATATTTTTCTAAAATCGTCCGCAAGGCCATCAATCAGGGCGTCAAAGTCGTTCTCTTTGCCGGTCCCGGCGAAGAACCCCTTGCAGCCAAGGTTCTTGAGGGTGCTCAGCTCTCCCCGCAGCAACAGGACGGCGTTCTCAACCTTGCAGGACAGCTTTCCATGACCGAGCTTGCCGCGCACATTGCCGCGCTCGACTGTTATCTCTCGGGAGACTCCGGTCCCATGCACCTCGCCTGGGTTCAGGAAACTCCCCTCGTTGCCATCTTTGGGCCAACAGTCCGCAAGCTGGGCTTCTTCCCCCGTGGCAAAAATTCAACGGTACTGGAGCACACCCTGCCCTGTCGCCCCTGCTCGCTACACGGTCCCAAAGAATGCCCCGAAGGACATCACGACTGCATGCGCAAGATCACGCCAGAGCACGTCTGGGCGTCCATTGCCCAAAAACTGGAGCAGCGGAATGTCTAG
- a CDS encoding D-glycero-alpha-D-manno-heptose-1,7-bisphosphate 7-phosphatase: MQNIKNIILDRDGTVIIDKHYLHKPEGVELLDGAAEGLQELAKAGMNLFIATNQSGIGRGYFSAEDYSAVQKRLLEILERKGIQITGTAFCPHAPEENCSCRKPLTGMWEDLSSRFGLRPEETVMIGDKSADISFGHNAGLAASILVLTGKGTDQLADYELSTPFTAWSVPENASPAAPFAIAHDLEAAADCILHYNTIDRDTNS; encoded by the coding sequence ATGCAAAATATAAAAAATATCATTCTCGACCGTGACGGAACAGTCATTATTGACAAACATTACCTGCACAAGCCAGAAGGCGTCGAGCTTCTTGATGGAGCTGCCGAAGGATTACAGGAGCTTGCCAAGGCAGGCATGAATTTGTTCATCGCCACCAACCAGTCTGGAATCGGCCGTGGGTATTTTTCTGCCGAAGACTACAGCGCTGTCCAGAAACGGCTGCTCGAAATCCTTGAGCGTAAGGGCATCCAGATTACAGGAACCGCCTTTTGCCCCCATGCCCCCGAAGAAAACTGCTCCTGCCGCAAGCCCCTCACCGGAATGTGGGAGGATCTTTCATCCCGCTTTGGACTTCGACCAGAAGAAACTGTTATGATCGGCGACAAATCAGCAGACATCAGCTTTGGCCACAATGCAGGCCTCGCTGCGTCCATTCTCGTGCTCACTGGCAAAGGCACAGACCAACTCGCGGACTATGAGCTTTCCACACCATTTACCGCGTGGAGCGTTCCAGAAAACGCCAGTCCTGCTGCTCCGTTTGCCATTGCTCACGACCTTGAGGCCGCTGCTGACTGTATCTTACACTACAACACAATAGATCGCGATACGAACTCATGA
- a CDS encoding hemolysin family protein, which produces MLELLLAVGVAVGVSLFCSVSEAALYSVPWSRIEQLRNEGKKSGEMLYELRNNVDKPIAAILTLNTVANTAGAAVAGAAAARVFGVEWLGYFTAVFTLIILVFSEILPKTVGVMYSRTLAPLLARPLTFLVWALSPAIWILGIVSKLVQKPKRKGPAATEEDITALATLSRRAGILKPYEEESIKNILQLDVKTTHEIMTPRTVVSSLPADMTVKEAREEKHCWSHSRIPVFEGDDPEDIVGLVTRREVLLAAAEDLEEKRLADLMHPVQFALETLTLDRLLIKFLETHIHLFIVLDEYGGLAGVVTLEDVLEEILGKEIVDETDEVEDMRELARQRRAQIAGSAKKP; this is translated from the coding sequence GTGTTAGAGTTATTGCTTGCCGTTGGAGTTGCTGTTGGCGTGTCGCTATTTTGTTCTGTGAGTGAAGCAGCTCTGTATTCTGTCCCGTGGAGCCGCATCGAACAGCTTCGGAATGAAGGGAAGAAATCCGGTGAAATGCTCTATGAGCTTCGGAATAATGTGGATAAGCCCATTGCGGCCATCCTGACCTTGAATACCGTGGCCAATACCGCTGGTGCTGCTGTTGCTGGCGCTGCTGCGGCCCGGGTGTTTGGGGTAGAGTGGCTGGGCTATTTTACGGCGGTCTTTACGCTCATTATTCTGGTTTTTTCCGAAATTTTACCCAAAACGGTTGGCGTGATGTATTCTCGCACGCTAGCTCCGCTTTTGGCTCGCCCCCTGACCTTTTTGGTTTGGGCGCTGTCACCTGCGATCTGGATTCTCGGGATTGTGTCAAAGCTTGTCCAAAAGCCAAAACGCAAAGGTCCGGCCGCAACAGAAGAGGACATTACGGCTCTTGCCACGCTCTCCAGAAGAGCGGGCATCCTCAAGCCCTATGAGGAAGAGTCGATTAAAAATATTTTGCAGCTCGACGTGAAAACCACGCACGAGATCATGACGCCCAGAACAGTTGTTTCTTCTCTCCCTGCGGATATGACCGTTAAGGAGGCCCGAGAGGAAAAGCACTGTTGGTCACACAGCAGGATTCCCGTCTTTGAAGGCGATGATCCTGAAGACATTGTGGGTCTTGTGACGCGACGCGAAGTGCTGCTTGCTGCTGCCGAAGATCTCGAAGAGAAACGGCTTGCAGACTTGATGCACCCCGTCCAGTTTGCACTGGAAACCTTGACCCTGGACAGGTTGCTCATTAAATTCCTCGAAACCCATATCCACTTGTTTATCGTTCTCGATGAATATGGTGGACTTGCAGGCGTGGTCACGCTTGAGGACGTTTTAGAGGAAATCCTTGGAAAGGAAATCGTCGACGAAACCGACGAGGTGGAAGACATGCGGGAACTTGCCCGCCAGCGTCGTGCCCAAATTGCGGGTTCGGCCAAGAAACCCTAG
- a CDS encoding cytochrome c maturation protein CcmE: MAKKSNRNIYIVALLLFLSGFGYLLFSGFSQNSVYFLNVSEALSMETNELSNIRLFGKVAPENLLGGPGQLDVEFQLADSNGGDGSIRVAYHGVVPDTFKPGAEVIVEGGMTENGVFSARTLMTKCPSKYQKKRDEEKAHQG, encoded by the coding sequence ATGGCTAAGAAAAGTAACAGGAATATCTACATTGTTGCCCTGCTGCTCTTTTTGAGTGGTTTTGGCTACTTGCTGTTTTCCGGTTTTTCGCAAAACAGCGTGTACTTCCTGAATGTTTCCGAAGCGCTGTCCATGGAGACGAATGAACTTTCGAACATCCGTCTTTTTGGCAAGGTTGCCCCAGAAAATCTTTTGGGCGGTCCCGGACAGCTTGATGTGGAATTCCAGCTTGCGGACAGCAACGGTGGTGACGGTTCCATTCGTGTTGCCTACCACGGTGTTGTTCCGGATACCTTTAAACCCGGTGCCGAAGTGATCGTGGAAGGTGGCATGACCGAAAACGGTGTGTTTAGCGCCCGGACGCTTATGACCAAGTGTCCTTCCAAGTATCAAAAAAAGCGTGATGAGGAAAAAGCCCACCAGGGATAA